One genomic region from Paracoccus pantotrophus encodes:
- the murD gene encoding UDP-N-acetylmuramoyl-L-alanine--D-glutamate ligase, translating into MIPVQGVENQTIAVLGLGRSGRATAAALAAGGAHVVAWDDGVDTREQAQADGLRLLDLTRDQNWDGIAALIASPGIPHLYPKPHPVIATAYALGVPVDNDIGLFFRSFATAEWERFDTIPRVIAVTGSNGKSTTTALIHHILKEAGRPTQVGGNIGTGVLSLEPAHDGEVVVLELSSYQTDLARALTPDVAVFTNLSPDHLDRHGGLGGYFAAKRRLFAEGGPDRAVIGVDEPEGRYLAGQLAMAASDDRVIRISSGQKLDRFGWSVFARKGFLSEYRKGRQVAAIDLREVRGLPGEHNHQNACAAYAAARAVGIAPREIERAFHSFEGLPHRSQTVAEIGGVAWVNDSKATNVDAAAKALAAFPRIRWIAGGMGKDGGIEALAPFLGNVTKAYLIGHSARDFALQIGQTPYEIAETMEQAVARAAAEAQPGETVLLAPAAASFDQYPNFEKRGEHFTALVKALQG; encoded by the coding sequence ATGATCCCGGTCCAGGGCGTCGAGAACCAGACCATCGCCGTGCTCGGCCTCGGCCGCTCGGGCCGCGCCACCGCCGCCGCGCTCGCTGCCGGCGGCGCCCATGTCGTCGCCTGGGACGACGGTGTCGATACGCGCGAACAGGCCCAAGCCGACGGGCTGCGCCTTCTCGACCTGACCCGCGACCAGAACTGGGACGGCATCGCCGCGCTGATTGCCAGCCCCGGCATCCCGCATCTCTACCCCAAGCCGCATCCGGTCATCGCGACGGCCTATGCGCTCGGCGTGCCGGTCGACAACGACATCGGCCTGTTCTTCCGCAGCTTCGCTACCGCGGAATGGGAACGCTTCGACACCATCCCGCGCGTCATCGCCGTCACGGGCTCGAACGGCAAGTCCACCACCACGGCGCTGATCCACCACATCCTGAAGGAGGCTGGCCGCCCGACCCAGGTCGGCGGCAATATCGGCACCGGCGTCTTGTCGCTGGAACCCGCCCATGACGGCGAGGTGGTGGTGCTGGAGCTTTCCAGCTACCAGACCGACCTCGCCCGCGCCCTGACCCCCGATGTCGCGGTGTTCACCAATCTCTCGCCCGACCATCTCGACCGCCATGGCGGGCTGGGCGGCTATTTCGCCGCCAAGCGCCGGCTTTTCGCCGAGGGCGGACCAGACCGCGCCGTGATCGGCGTCGACGAGCCCGAGGGCCGCTATCTTGCCGGCCAGCTCGCCATGGCCGCTTCGGACGACCGGGTGATCCGCATCTCCTCGGGGCAGAAGCTCGACCGTTTCGGCTGGTCGGTCTTTGCCCGCAAGGGCTTCCTTTCGGAATACCGCAAGGGCCGCCAGGTCGCCGCGATCGACTTGCGCGAGGTCAGGGGCCTGCCGGGCGAGCACAACCACCAGAACGCCTGCGCCGCCTATGCCGCGGCCCGCGCCGTCGGCATCGCGCCGCGCGAGATCGAGCGCGCCTTCCACAGCTTCGAAGGGTTGCCGCATCGCAGCCAGACAGTCGCCGAGATCGGCGGCGTGGCCTGGGTCAACGACAGCAAGGCCACCAATGTCGATGCCGCCGCCAAGGCGCTGGCCGCCTTCCCGCGCATCCGCTGGATCGCCGGCGGCATGGGCAAGGATGGCGGCATCGAGGCGCTGGCCCCCTTCCTCGGCAATGTCACCAAGGCCTATCTGATCGGCCATTCCGCCCGCGACTTCGCGCTGCAGATCGGCCAGACCCCCTATGAGATCGCCGAAACCATGGAGCAGGCCGTCGCCCGCGCCGCAGCCGAGGCCCAGCCGGGCGAGACCGTGCTGCTCGCCCCTGCCGCCGCCAGCTTCGACCAATACCCCAACTTCGAGAAACGCGGCGAGCATTTCACCGCCCTGGTCAAGGCGCTGCAAGGCTGA
- a CDS encoding TDT family transporter, with translation MRFAPPRLNPPGLWRRVPPAIFPPLLGALGLALAWRGATARFGLPPGLSGMMVGMVIAGWGFAVLAYGSKLIRRPSVLVEELRVLPGRAGIAAALVGIYVAAQLLAPFAPALAQGVLVAGMAAQLAFWAVAIPVMARTPGQGRVTPVWQLTFVGPIVAAQAAAGFGWTALAQALWWPMAATAGFVWAASLYQALTERLPAPLRPLLMIHLAPIAMLGNVAAALAWQQVALVLAWAAAAALVLTALRLRWLVEAGFSPLWGAFTFPLAATAGLWTAVSGFAPGWALPAQILLVAASLVVLPILFRVWRAWASGGLAMKTNAAIA, from the coding sequence ATGCGCTTTGCCCCACCCCGGCTCAACCCGCCCGGCCTCTGGCGCCGGGTTCCGCCCGCGATCTTTCCGCCGCTGCTGGGCGCGCTGGGGCTTGCCCTGGCCTGGCGCGGGGCGACGGCGCGCTTCGGCCTGCCGCCGGGGCTATCGGGGATGATGGTGGGCATGGTGATCGCGGGTTGGGGCTTTGCGGTCCTCGCCTATGGCAGCAAGTTGATCCGCCGCCCCAGCGTGCTGGTCGAGGAATTGCGCGTCCTGCCCGGCCGCGCCGGCATCGCGGCGGCGCTGGTCGGCATCTATGTCGCGGCGCAGCTGCTTGCCCCCTTTGCGCCGGCCTTGGCCCAGGGGGTGCTGGTCGCCGGCATGGCGGCGCAGCTGGCCTTCTGGGCGGTGGCGATCCCGGTCATGGCCCGCACGCCGGGGCAGGGGCGGGTGACGCCGGTCTGGCAGCTGACCTTCGTCGGCCCCATCGTCGCCGCGCAGGCGGCCGCCGGCTTCGGCTGGACGGCGCTGGCCCAGGCGCTGTGGTGGCCGATGGCGGCGACGGCCGGCTTCGTCTGGGCCGCCAGCCTGTATCAGGCGCTGACCGAGCGGCTGCCGGCGCCCCTGCGCCCGCTGCTGATGATCCACCTGGCCCCCATCGCCATGCTGGGCAATGTCGCCGCCGCGCTTGCCTGGCAGCAGGTGGCGCTGGTCCTGGCCTGGGCCGCGGCCGCGGCGCTGGTCCTGACCGCCCTGCGCCTGCGCTGGCTGGTCGAGGCGGGGTTCTCGCCGCTCTGGGGTGCCTTCACCTTTCCGCTGGCGGCGACGGCGGGGTTGTGGACCGCGGTCTCGGGCTTTGCGCCGGGCTGGGCGCTGCCGGCGCAGATCCTGCTGGTCGCGGCCAGCCTGGTGGTGCTGCCGATCCTGTTCCGGGTCTGGCGTGCCTGGGCCAGCGGCGGGCTGGCGATGAAAACCAACGCGGCCATCGCCTGA
- a CDS encoding RsmB/NOP family class I SAM-dependent RNA methyltransferase, which translates to MTPAARAAAAIAILDRILDGQAAEAALIRWARASRFAGSGDRAAVRDLVFDALRRLRSRAALGGALSGRGLLLGMCREEGLDPEALFTGEGHAPPPLSDTERAAGRAPMPDEALDLPGWLLPLWRQALGPDAEAVALAMRDRAPVWLRVNLRRADPARAAAALAGEGIVTVPHPDLPTALRIAEGARRLAPSRAYREGLVELQDLSPQMACAALPARGSVLDFCAGGGGKALALAARGASPVVAHDIDLARMADLPARAERAGVRIRLAAPGQVAGRFDTVVADVPCSGSGTWRRSPDAKWRLTRDDLDRLASRQALILEQAAGFVAEGGHLAYMTCSVLAAENDEQVQGFLARDPRFEQILARHFSPLSASDGFYLALMRRR; encoded by the coding sequence ATGACGCCCGCCGCCCGTGCCGCCGCGGCCATCGCCATCCTCGACCGCATCCTCGACGGGCAGGCCGCCGAGGCGGCGCTGATCCGCTGGGCGCGCGCCAGCCGCTTTGCCGGCTCGGGCGACCGCGCGGCGGTGCGGGATCTGGTCTTCGACGCCTTGCGCCGGCTGCGGTCGCGTGCTGCCCTGGGCGGGGCGCTGTCCGGGCGCGGGCTGCTGCTTGGCATGTGCCGCGAAGAGGGGCTCGACCCGGAGGCGCTTTTCACCGGCGAGGGCCATGCGCCGCCGCCGCTTTCGGATACCGAGCGCGCCGCGGGACGCGCGCCGATGCCGGACGAGGCGCTGGACCTGCCCGGCTGGCTCTTGCCGCTGTGGCGCCAGGCGCTTGGCCCGGATGCCGAGGCGGTGGCGCTGGCCATGCGCGACCGTGCGCCGGTCTGGCTGCGGGTCAACCTGCGCCGCGCCGATCCTGCCCGCGCCGCCGCCGCGCTGGCCGGTGAGGGCATCGTGACCGTGCCCCATCCCGATCTGCCCACCGCGCTGCGCATCGCCGAAGGCGCCCGGCGCTTGGCCCCCAGCCGCGCCTATCGCGAAGGGCTGGTCGAATTGCAGGATCTGTCGCCGCAGATGGCCTGCGCGGCGCTGCCGGCGCGGGGCAGCGTGCTGGATTTCTGCGCCGGCGGCGGCGGCAAGGCGCTGGCGCTGGCGGCGCGGGGCGCGAGCCCGGTGGTCGCGCATGACATCGACTTGGCGCGCATGGCCGATCTGCCGGCGCGCGCCGAACGGGCGGGGGTGCGCATCCGTCTGGCGGCGCCAGGCCAGGTGGCGGGCCGCTTTGACACGGTCGTCGCGGACGTACCCTGTTCGGGCAGCGGAACCTGGCGGCGCAGCCCGGATGCCAAATGGCGCCTGACCCGCGACGATCTGGATCGGCTTGCAAGCCGGCAGGCCCTGATCCTGGAGCAGGCGGCGGGTTTCGTTGCCGAGGGCGGGCACCTTGCCTATATGACCTGCTCGGTTTTGGCCGCCGAAAACGACGAACAGGTGCAGGGTTTTCTGGCCCGCGATCCCCGGTTCGAGCAGATCCTGGCGCGGCATTTTTCCCCGCTTTCCGCCTCGGACGGCTTTTATCTGGCCCTGATGCGCCGCCGTTAA
- a CDS encoding PAS domain-containing hybrid sensor histidine kinase/response regulator, with product MNSERAESLRAAQIVLPFLTLPAVVGALWLALQPRQAAGGATFLAVGAAVTAWYLLGGAISVRHLWRGLAVRRDLNQVLPTLRDHEQPAFAVGPDGLVLAQSQAGLDRLGDLVGRHVQDALGRRHADPKTLWNDLGLGLARSGKVRADLGDAGQYLVTRRAGSTIQLWQATAPERPAQPAAPPPRADGDDFDLVPVSLLILDPAANVVRANTAACELLGGPVLGQNLAALLDGLGRDLAGWISDVSAGRTVGGSEVLHVRAEGPDRFVQLSLTRGRDEHVTAVLSDASALKTLEAQFVQSQKMQAIGQLAGGIAHDFNNLLTAITGHCDLLMLRHDKADPDYADLDQISQNANRAAALVRQLLAFSRKQTLKPQIMDLRDTLSELTHLLNRLVGERIVLTFDHDPALRMIHADRRQLEQVIMNLVVNARDAMPEGGDIAICTDNLRLEARTEFGRATLPAGDYVRVQVRDQGCGIAPDDLAKIFEPFFTTKRTGEGTGLGLSTAYGIVKQTGGYIFCDSTPGEGSCFSLFFPAHDRGIPEEMPAPAAGPIRARREVEATVLLVEDEAPVRAFASRALKLQGFEVLEAACAEDALSLLADRRLVVDVFVTDVVMPGMDGPAWVRTALRDRPGTKVIFMSGYAEDIFSEGRPPVPDAAFLAKPFSLSDLTALVTRQLEGGA from the coding sequence ATGAATTCGGAACGGGCGGAATCCCTGCGGGCGGCGCAAATCGTGCTGCCTTTCCTGACGCTGCCTGCGGTGGTCGGGGCGCTTTGGCTGGCCTTGCAGCCCCGGCAGGCCGCGGGGGGCGCGACCTTCCTGGCGGTGGGGGCGGCAGTGACCGCCTGGTATCTGCTGGGTGGGGCCATCTCGGTCCGTCATCTCTGGCGCGGGCTGGCGGTGCGGCGCGATCTGAACCAGGTGCTGCCCACCCTGCGGGACCATGAACAGCCGGCCTTTGCCGTCGGTCCGGACGGCCTGGTTCTGGCGCAGAGCCAGGCGGGGCTGGACCGGCTCGGCGACCTGGTCGGCCGGCATGTGCAGGATGCGCTGGGCCGGCGCCATGCCGATCCGAAGACGCTTTGGAACGATCTGGGCCTTGGCCTGGCGCGCAGCGGCAAGGTGCGTGCCGACCTGGGCGATGCTGGGCAATATCTGGTGACGCGGCGGGCGGGTTCGACCATCCAGCTGTGGCAGGCGACCGCGCCCGAACGCCCGGCGCAGCCCGCCGCACCGCCGCCGCGGGCAGACGGGGACGATTTCGACCTGGTTCCCGTCTCACTGCTGATCCTCGATCCGGCGGCCAATGTCGTGCGCGCCAATACCGCCGCCTGCGAGCTGCTGGGCGGGCCGGTTCTGGGCCAGAACCTGGCCGCATTGCTGGACGGGCTCGGGCGCGATCTGGCGGGCTGGATCTCGGATGTCAGCGCCGGCCGCACGGTCGGCGGCAGCGAGGTGCTGCATGTCAGGGCCGAGGGCCCAGACCGTTTCGTGCAGCTGTCGCTGACGCGCGGCCGGGACGAACATGTGACCGCCGTGCTTTCCGATGCCAGCGCGCTCAAGACGCTCGAGGCGCAATTCGTGCAAAGCCAGAAGATGCAGGCCATCGGCCAGCTCGCCGGCGGCATTGCCCATGACTTCAACAACCTGCTGACCGCGATCACCGGGCATTGCGACCTGCTGATGCTGCGCCACGACAAGGCCGATCCCGATTATGCCGACCTGGACCAGATCAGCCAGAACGCGAACCGGGCGGCGGCGCTGGTCCGGCAACTTCTGGCGTTTTCGCGCAAGCAGACGCTCAAGCCGCAGATCATGGATCTGCGCGACACGCTTTCGGAGCTGACGCATCTGCTCAACCGGCTGGTGGGCGAACGGATCGTGCTGACCTTCGACCACGACCCGGCCCTGCGGATGATCCATGCCGACCGCCGCCAGCTGGAGCAGGTGATCATGAACCTGGTGGTGAATGCCCGCGATGCCATGCCCGAGGGCGGCGACATCGCCATCTGCACCGACAATCTCCGGCTGGAGGCCAGGACCGAATTCGGCCGCGCCACCCTGCCGGCCGGGGACTACGTCCGCGTTCAGGTCCGCGACCAAGGCTGCGGCATTGCCCCCGACGATCTGGCCAAGATCTTCGAGCCTTTCTTCACCACCAAGCGCACGGGCGAGGGGACCGGGCTTGGCCTGTCCACCGCCTATGGCATCGTGAAGCAGACCGGCGGCTATATCTTCTGCGACAGCACGCCGGGCGAGGGCAGCTGCTTTTCCCTGTTCTTCCCGGCCCATGACCGAGGCATCCCCGAAGAGATGCCGGCCCCGGCCGCCGGTCCGATTCGCGCGCGCCGCGAGGTCGAGGCGACGGTGCTGCTGGTCGAGGACGAGGCGCCGGTGCGCGCCTTTGCCAGCCGGGCGCTGAAGCTGCAGGGCTTCGAGGTGCTCGAGGCCGCCTGCGCCGAAGATGCCCTGTCGCTGCTGGCCGACCGGCGGCTTGTGGTCGATGTTTTCGTGACCGACGTGGTGATGCCGGGCATGGACGGCCCGGCCTGGGTGCGCACCGCGCTGCGCGACCGGCCCGGCACGAAGGTCATCTTCATGTCGGGCTATGCCGAGGACATCTTTTCCGAGGGGCGACCGCCCGTGCCGGATGCGGCCTTCCTGGCGAAGCCGTTCTCGCTTTCGGATCTGACCGCGCTGGTCACGCGGCAATTGGAGGGCGGCGCCTAG
- the guaB gene encoding IMP dehydrogenase, whose protein sequence is MQIREALTFDDVLLVPAASSVMPSTADVTTYVTKQIRMNIPLLSSAMDTVTESRMAIAMAQAGGIGVIHRNLTAEQQADEVRRVKRFESGIVYDPITLTPDQTIADAKALQERYNVTGFPVVDAAGRVVGIITNRDMRFANSDDMPVRAVMTAENLAILREPADRAEAIDLMKARRIEKLLITNAEGKLTGLLTLKDTEKSVLNPLACKDELGRLRVAAASTVGDEGYERSLALIEAGVDLVVIDTAHGHSEGVARAVSRIKAHSNAVQVIAGNVATAEAARALVDAGADAIKVGIGPGSICTTRIVAGVGVPQLTAIMDAARGAGDVPVIADGGIKFSGDFAKAIAAGASCAMVGSAIAGTDESPGEVILYQGRSFKSYRGMGSLGAMARGSADRYFQKDAASDKLVPEGIEGQVPYKGSAAAVIHQLVGGLRAAMGYTGNATVAEMRGGCQFVRITGAGLKESHVHDVQITRESPNYRLG, encoded by the coding sequence ATGCAGATTCGTGAGGCTTTGACCTTCGACGATGTTCTCCTCGTTCCTGCGGCGTCCTCGGTGATGCCCTCGACCGCCGACGTGACGACCTATGTCACCAAGCAGATCCGCATGAACATTCCGCTGCTCTCCAGCGCCATGGATACCGTCACCGAAAGCCGCATGGCCATCGCCATGGCACAGGCCGGCGGCATCGGCGTGATCCACCGCAACCTGACCGCCGAGCAGCAGGCCGACGAGGTCCGCCGGGTCAAGCGTTTCGAATCGGGCATCGTCTACGACCCGATCACCCTGACCCCGGACCAGACCATCGCCGACGCCAAGGCCCTGCAAGAGCGTTACAACGTCACCGGCTTTCCGGTGGTGGACGCGGCCGGCCGCGTGGTCGGCATCATCACCAACCGCGACATGCGCTTTGCCAACAGCGACGACATGCCGGTGCGGGCGGTGATGACGGCCGAGAACCTTGCCATCCTGCGCGAGCCCGCCGACCGGGCCGAGGCCATCGACCTGATGAAGGCGCGCCGGATCGAGAAGCTGCTGATCACCAATGCCGAGGGCAAGCTGACCGGCCTGCTGACGCTGAAGGATACCGAGAAATCAGTGCTGAACCCCCTGGCCTGCAAGGACGAGTTGGGCCGGCTGCGCGTCGCCGCCGCCTCGACCGTGGGCGACGAGGGCTATGAGCGCAGCCTGGCGCTGATCGAGGCGGGCGTGGACCTGGTGGTGATCGACACCGCGCATGGCCATTCCGAGGGCGTGGCCCGCGCCGTTTCCCGCATCAAGGCGCATTCGAACGCGGTGCAGGTCATCGCCGGCAACGTGGCGACGGCCGAGGCCGCCCGCGCGCTGGTCGATGCCGGCGCCGATGCGATCAAGGTCGGCATCGGGCCCGGATCGATCTGCACCACCCGCATCGTCGCGGGCGTGGGTGTGCCGCAGCTGACCGCGATCATGGATGCGGCGCGCGGCGCCGGCGACGTTCCGGTCATCGCCGATGGCGGCATCAAGTTTTCGGGCGATTTCGCCAAGGCCATCGCGGCGGGGGCGTCCTGCGCCATGGTCGGCTCGGCCATCGCCGGCACCGACGAAAGCCCCGGCGAGGTGATCCTGTACCAGGGCCGCAGCTTCAAATCCTATCGCGGCATGGGCTCGCTGGGTGCCATGGCGCGGGGTTCGGCCGACCGCTATTTCCAGAAGGACGCGGCCAGCGACAAGCTGGTCCCCGAGGGGATCGAGGGCCAGGTGCCCTACAAGGGCTCGGCCGCCGCGGTGATCCACCAGCTTGTCGGCGGCCTGCGCGCCGCCATGGGCTATACCGGCAACGCCACCGTGGCCGAGATGCGCGGCGGCTGCCAGTTCGTGCGCATCACCGGCGCCGGGCTGAAGGAAAGCCACGTCCACGACGTGCAGATCACCCGCGAAAGCCCGAACTACCGGCTGGGCTGA
- a CDS encoding lysozyme family protein, which translates to MFRLVAILYALALVLAPIRALALPSAEVCEWAAQQAAAESGVPADILAALTLTETGRRLDGIVRPWAWSANAEGEGTWFDDPASAVAFAQDRLSQGRTNLDIGCFQLNYRWHGGHFSSVAQMFDPLENARYAARFLRQLHDETGDWRQAAGAFHSRTPAHAQRYLARFDTLLQMLREQGYAGLAVSPETYNSFAAIGTARRSRLRERVMLLGAPLGSDVTGRPGSLAVLAAGRSPLAAGGEPMISIRLAGAEGERASLWRPGMLAGRD; encoded by the coding sequence ATGTTCCGTCTTGTTGCAATCCTATATGCTCTGGCGCTGGTCCTGGCGCCTATCCGCGCGCTGGCGCTGCCCTCGGCCGAGGTTTGCGAATGGGCCGCGCAGCAGGCGGCCGCGGAAAGCGGGGTGCCCGCCGACATCCTGGCTGCGCTGACCCTGACCGAGACCGGGCGCCGGCTGGACGGGATCGTGCGCCCCTGGGCCTGGAGCGCCAATGCCGAGGGCGAGGGCACCTGGTTCGACGATCCCGCCAGCGCCGTCGCCTTTGCCCAGGATCGGCTGTCCCAGGGGCGCACCAATCTCGACATCGGCTGCTTCCAGCTGAACTATCGCTGGCACGGCGGGCATTTCTCGTCGGTGGCGCAGATGTTCGATCCGCTGGAAAATGCCCGCTATGCCGCCCGCTTCCTGCGCCAGCTGCATGACGAGACCGGTGATTGGCGGCAGGCGGCGGGGGCGTTCCATTCCCGCACCCCGGCCCATGCGCAGCGCTACCTGGCCCGTTTCGATACGCTGCTTCAGATGCTGCGCGAACAGGGATATGCGGGCCTGGCGGTTTCGCCCGAGACCTATAACAGCTTCGCCGCGATCGGCACCGCCCGACGCAGCCGGCTGCGCGAGCGGGTGATGCTGCTGGGCGCACCCCTCGGCAGCGATGTGACGGGGCGGCCCGGTTCGCTGGCGGTGCTGGCCGCGGGACGCTCGCCGCTGGCGGCTGGGGGTGAACCGATGATCTCGATCCGTCTGGCAGGGGCTGAAGGCGAAAGGGCTTCGCTCTGGCGGCCGGGGATGCTGGCCGGACGGGATTGA
- a CDS encoding OmpP1/FadL family transporter: protein MKRIVTGIGALLASAAPVLAGGIERAPQSLAPLFESGNYLELSFGGVNPDVSGRDLAVYGGAPTGDVAQGYGFFGLAYKHQFNENLSGALIVEQPFGADVLYPTANSPVLGGTRVEVNSTTYTALLRYKFDNNFSVHGGIRGSHADGQLSLRGLGYKGPPPAGVSGYDLDIDGAWGIGWVAGVAYEMPEIAARVSLTYNSPIEHDFDMKESFSGTPIAASGSYEVKTPRSWTLEGQTGIAADTLLFGSIRWVKWSEFRVDNFFFPTQTGAELVEVEDTTTYTIGVGRKFTDNWSGSVSFLYEPSEGDTVSPLAPVNGRKAVTVAAIYTMDNIKITTGINYTKLGNATLGVGPSGNKTEVARMDDSEAWAIAMRIGYSF from the coding sequence ATGAAAAGGATCGTCACCGGCATCGGCGCCCTGCTGGCAAGCGCCGCGCCCGTTCTGGCCGGCGGGATCGAGCGCGCGCCGCAATCGCTGGCGCCGCTGTTCGAAAGCGGGAATTACCTGGAGTTGAGCTTCGGCGGGGTGAACCCGGACGTGTCCGGGCGGGATCTGGCGGTCTATGGCGGCGCCCCAACAGGCGATGTGGCGCAAGGCTATGGCTTCTTCGGTCTGGCCTACAAGCACCAGTTCAACGAGAACCTGTCCGGCGCGCTGATCGTCGAACAACCCTTCGGTGCCGACGTCCTCTATCCCACGGCGAATTCGCCGGTGCTGGGTGGCACGCGGGTCGAGGTCAACTCGACCACCTATACCGCATTGCTGCGCTACAAGTTCGACAACAACTTCTCGGTGCACGGCGGTATCCGCGGCTCTCATGCGGATGGCCAGCTCAGCCTGCGCGGCCTTGGCTACAAAGGTCCGCCCCCTGCCGGGGTCTCGGGCTACGACCTGGATATCGACGGCGCCTGGGGCATCGGCTGGGTCGCGGGCGTCGCCTACGAGATGCCCGAGATCGCGGCCCGCGTGTCGCTGACCTACAACTCGCCGATCGAACATGATTTTGATATGAAGGAGAGCTTCTCGGGCACTCCGATCGCCGCGAGCGGCAGCTATGAGGTCAAGACCCCGCGCAGCTGGACGCTGGAGGGTCAGACCGGCATCGCCGCCGACACGCTGCTGTTCGGCTCGATCCGCTGGGTGAAATGGTCCGAGTTCCGGGTGGACAACTTCTTCTTCCCGACGCAGACGGGCGCGGAGCTGGTCGAGGTCGAGGATACCACCACCTACACCATCGGCGTCGGGCGCAAGTTCACCGACAACTGGTCGGGCTCGGTCTCGTTCCTCTATGAACCGAGCGAGGGCGACACGGTTTCGCCGCTGGCCCCGGTGAACGGCCGCAAGGCGGTGACGGTGGCCGCGATCTATACGATGGACAACATCAAGATCACCACCGGCATCAACTACACCAAGCTTGGCAACGCCACGCTGGGCGTGGGACCGAGCGGCAACAAGACGGAAGTCGCCAGGATGGACGACAGCGAGGCTTGGGCGATCGCAATGCGCATCGGCTATTCCTTCTGA